A genome region from Streptomyces pratensis includes the following:
- the ispG gene encoding flavodoxin-dependent (E)-4-hydroxy-3-methylbut-2-enyl-diphosphate synthase, with the protein MTAISLGMPAVPTKLADRRVSRQIQVGTVAVGGDAPVSVQSMTTTRTSDIGATLQQIAELTASGCQIVRVACPTQDDADALSTIARKSQIPVIADIHFQPKYVFAAIDAGCAAVRVNPGNIKQFDDKVKEIAKAAGDAGTPIRIGVNAGSLDARLLKKYGKATPEALVESALWEASLFEEHGFRDIKISVKHNDPVVMVNAYRQLAAQSDYPLHLGVTEAGPAFQGTIKSAVAFGALLSEGIGDTIRVSLSAPPAEEVKVGLQILEALNLKQRRLEIVSCPSCGRAQVDVYKLADQVSAGLEGMEVPLRVAVMGCVVNGPGEAREADLGVASGNGKGQIFVKGEVIKTVPESKIVETLIEEAMKIAEQMEKDGIASGEPQVSIAG; encoded by the coding sequence ATGACTGCGATTTCTCTCGGAATGCCGGCCGTTCCGACCAAGCTCGCCGACCGACGGGTCAGCCGCCAGATCCAGGTCGGCACGGTCGCGGTCGGCGGGGACGCACCGGTGTCGGTGCAGTCCATGACGACTACGCGTACATCTGACATCGGGGCGACGCTGCAGCAGATCGCGGAGCTGACGGCGTCGGGCTGCCAGATCGTGCGGGTGGCGTGTCCCACCCAGGACGACGCCGACGCGCTGTCGACGATCGCGAGGAAGTCGCAGATCCCGGTGATCGCGGACATCCACTTCCAGCCGAAGTACGTGTTCGCGGCGATCGACGCGGGCTGCGCCGCGGTCCGGGTGAACCCGGGCAACATCAAGCAGTTCGACGACAAGGTCAAGGAGATCGCGAAGGCGGCCGGGGACGCGGGCACCCCGATCCGCATCGGCGTGAACGCTGGCTCCCTGGACGCACGGCTCCTGAAGAAGTACGGCAAGGCGACGCCCGAGGCGCTCGTGGAGTCGGCTCTGTGGGAGGCGTCACTCTTCGAGGAGCACGGCTTCCGCGACATCAAGATCTCGGTCAAGCACAACGACCCGGTCGTCATGGTGAACGCCTACCGCCAGCTCGCCGCACAGTCGGACTACCCGCTGCACCTCGGTGTGACGGAGGCCGGTCCGGCCTTCCAGGGGACGATCAAGTCCGCGGTGGCGTTCGGCGCGCTGCTCTCCGAGGGGATCGGGGACACGATCCGGGTGTCGCTGTCCGCTCCTCCGGCGGAGGAGGTCAAGGTCGGGCTGCAGATCCTCGAGGCGCTGAATCTGAAGCAGCGCCGCCTCGAGATCGTCTCGTGCCCGTCGTGCGGTCGCGCGCAGGTGGACGTGTACAAGCTGGCGGACCAGGTGAGCGCCGGCCTGGAGGGCATGGAGGTCCCGCTGCGGGTCGCCGTGATGGGCTGTGTCGTCAACGGTCCCGGCGAGGCCCGTGAGGCGGACCTGGGCGTGGCGTCCGGCAACGGCAAGGGACAGATCTTCGTGAAGGGCGAGGTCATCAAGACCGTCCCGGAGTCGAAGATCGTGGAGACCCTCATCGAGGAGGCCATGAAGATCGCGGAACAGATGGAGAAGGACGGTATCGCCTCGGGCGAGCCCCAGGTCTCCATCGCGGGCTGA
- a CDS encoding DUF4081 domain-containing GNAT family N-acetyltransferase, with product MLTQTTTRVLDPGELPAALAILESEPVDNAFVTSRVQIAGLDPWRLGGEMWGWYADGRLRSLCYSGANLVPICATPEAVRAFADRARRAGRRCSSIVGPAGPTAQLWRLLEPSWGPAREVRPHQPLMVADRPSSEVAPDPLVRRVRKEEMDVLMPACVAMFTEEVGISPLAGDGGLLYQARVAELITTGRSFARIEDGKVIFKAEIGAATPHACQIQGVWVAPEARGRGLSETGMAAVLRHALSDVAPVVSLYVNDYNTAARRAYSRVGFRETGAFMSVLF from the coding sequence GTGTTGACGCAGACCACTACCCGGGTCCTCGACCCCGGCGAGCTCCCCGCCGCGCTCGCCATCCTCGAGAGCGAACCCGTGGACAACGCGTTCGTCACCTCCCGCGTCCAGATCGCCGGCCTCGACCCCTGGCGTCTCGGCGGCGAGATGTGGGGCTGGTACGCCGACGGCCGACTGCGCTCGCTCTGCTACTCCGGTGCCAACCTGGTGCCCATCTGCGCCACCCCCGAGGCCGTCAGGGCCTTCGCCGACCGCGCCCGGCGGGCAGGCCGCCGCTGCTCCTCGATCGTCGGACCGGCCGGACCCACGGCCCAGTTGTGGCGCCTCCTCGAACCGAGCTGGGGCCCGGCCCGTGAGGTCCGCCCCCACCAGCCGCTCATGGTCGCCGACCGCCCCTCGTCCGAGGTGGCGCCCGACCCGCTCGTGCGCAGGGTCCGCAAGGAGGAGATGGACGTCCTCATGCCGGCCTGCGTCGCCATGTTCACCGAGGAGGTGGGCATCTCCCCCCTGGCCGGCGACGGCGGGCTCCTCTACCAGGCGCGGGTCGCCGAACTGATCACCACCGGCCGGTCCTTCGCCCGCATAGAGGACGGCAAGGTCATCTTCAAGGCGGAGATCGGCGCGGCAACTCCCCACGCCTGCCAGATCCAGGGCGTCTGGGTGGCCCCCGAGGCCCGGGGCCGGGGCCTGTCCGAAACGGGCATGGCGGCCGTTCTGCGCCACGCGCTCAGCGACGTGGCCCCGGTCGTCAGCCTGTACGTGAACGACTACAACACCGCCGCGCGCAGGGCGTACAGCCGCGTCGGCTTCCGTGAGACGGGCGCGTTCATGAGCGTGCTGTTCTGA
- a CDS encoding GNAT family N-acetyltransferase yields MAAATPTSPRGSGTPDIVVGPLDLAARVDEALTVQALAFGLTQDEIDVRRHIVLRHLDHPQARAFGATAADGRLVGFVYGLPNNRTHWWSTVVEPYLRATGSEGWLDDSFVITELHVHPGFQQRGIGRSLITTITDAVDLPRSILSAIDTESPARGLYRALGYQDLARQVLFPSAPKPYAVMGAPLPLRRGQDLWPPTPR; encoded by the coding sequence ATGGCAGCAGCAACCCCCACGTCCCCCAGGGGCTCCGGGACCCCCGACATCGTGGTCGGACCGCTCGACCTCGCCGCCCGCGTCGACGAGGCCCTCACCGTGCAGGCCCTCGCCTTCGGCCTCACCCAGGACGAGATCGACGTACGCCGCCATATCGTGCTGCGGCACCTCGACCACCCGCAGGCCCGTGCCTTCGGCGCCACCGCCGCCGACGGACGGCTCGTCGGATTCGTCTACGGGCTGCCGAACAACCGGACGCACTGGTGGTCCACCGTCGTCGAACCCTATCTGCGCGCCACCGGATCGGAGGGCTGGCTCGACGACTCCTTCGTGATCACCGAACTCCACGTCCATCCGGGGTTCCAGCAGCGCGGCATCGGCCGCAGCCTGATCACCACCATCACGGACGCCGTCGACCTGCCCCGCTCCATCCTCTCCGCGATCGACACCGAGAGCCCCGCCCGCGGTCTCTACCGCGCCCTGGGCTACCAGGACCTGGCCCGGCAGGTGCTCTTCCCGAGCGCGCCGAAGCCGTACGCGGTGATGGGCGCGCCCCTGCCGCTGCGCCGCGGCCAGGACCTGTGGCCCCCCACGCCCCGGTAG
- a CDS encoding proline--tRNA ligase — translation MAQVQRMSRLMIKTLRDDPADAETLNHKLLVRAGYVRRTAAGIWSWLPLGKKVLENITRVVREEMDAIGGQEVLLPALLPKEPYEASGRYDEYGDLLFRLNDRKGADYLLGPTHEEIFTQIVKDMCSSYKDLPVILYQIQTKYRDEARPRAGVLRGREFQMKDSYSFDTTDEGLAEAYQLHRAAYIRIFERLGLDHRIVSAVSGAMGGSASEEFLAPAPAGEDTFVDCPNCDYAANTEAVTYKVTTVADASVAGPVEELDTPDTPTIESLAAHLGVPASATLKNLLVKVDGEIVAVGVPGDREVDLGKLGEHLAPAVVELVTAEDFVGRPDLVRGYVGPQGLEKVRYIADPRVAAGTAWITGANKEGKHAKNVVAGRDFEVDDHLDVVVVEAGDPCPNCGTGLQVDRAIEIGHIFQLGRKYADIFSLDVLGQQGKPVRVTMGSYGIGVSRAVAALAEQTADDKGLCWPREIAPADVHVVAAGKALQTELALDVSENLNAAGLRVLVDDRPGISPGVKFTDSELIGIPKILVAGRRSAEGVLELKDRRTGEREELTVDEAIARLTEQG, via the coding sequence ATGGCCCAGGTCCAGCGCATGTCCCGATTGATGATCAAGACACTGCGCGACGACCCGGCGGACGCCGAGACGCTCAACCACAAGCTCCTCGTCCGCGCCGGTTACGTACGCCGCACCGCGGCCGGCATCTGGTCCTGGCTGCCGCTCGGCAAGAAGGTCCTGGAGAACATCACCCGCGTCGTCCGCGAGGAGATGGACGCCATCGGTGGCCAGGAGGTCCTCCTCCCCGCGCTGCTTCCCAAGGAGCCGTACGAGGCGAGCGGGCGGTACGACGAGTACGGCGACCTGCTGTTCCGGCTCAACGACCGCAAGGGTGCCGACTACCTCCTCGGCCCCACCCACGAGGAGATCTTCACCCAGATCGTCAAGGACATGTGCTCGTCCTACAAGGACCTGCCCGTGATCCTCTACCAGATCCAGACCAAGTACCGCGACGAGGCCCGCCCCCGCGCCGGTGTGCTGCGCGGACGCGAGTTCCAGATGAAGGACTCCTACTCCTTCGACACCACCGACGAGGGTCTGGCCGAGGCGTACCAGCTGCACCGCGCCGCGTACATCCGGATCTTCGAGCGGCTCGGCCTCGACCACCGCATCGTCTCCGCCGTCTCCGGCGCCATGGGCGGCTCCGCCTCCGAGGAGTTCCTCGCCCCCGCGCCCGCCGGCGAGGACACCTTCGTCGACTGCCCGAACTGCGACTACGCCGCCAACACCGAGGCCGTGACGTACAAGGTCACGACCGTCGCCGACGCCTCCGTGGCCGGCCCCGTCGAGGAGCTGGACACCCCCGACACCCCGACCATCGAGTCCCTCGCGGCCCACCTCGGCGTGCCGGCCTCGGCCACCCTGAAGAACCTCCTGGTCAAGGTCGACGGCGAGATCGTGGCCGTGGGTGTGCCCGGCGACCGCGAGGTGGACCTCGGCAAGCTCGGGGAGCACCTCGCGCCCGCAGTCGTCGAGCTCGTCACCGCCGAGGACTTCGTCGGCCGCCCCGACCTGGTGCGCGGCTACGTCGGCCCGCAGGGCCTGGAGAAGGTCCGCTACATCGCCGACCCCCGCGTCGCCGCCGGCACCGCTTGGATCACGGGCGCCAACAAGGAGGGCAAGCACGCGAAGAACGTCGTCGCGGGCCGCGACTTCGAGGTCGACGACCACCTCGACGTCGTCGTCGTCGAGGCGGGCGACCCCTGCCCCAACTGCGGCACCGGCCTCCAGGTGGACCGGGCCATCGAGATCGGCCACATCTTCCAGCTCGGACGCAAGTACGCCGACATCTTCTCCCTCGACGTCCTCGGCCAGCAGGGCAAGCCGGTACGCGTCACGATGGGCTCGTACGGAATCGGCGTCTCCCGCGCCGTGGCCGCCCTCGCCGAGCAGACGGCCGACGACAAGGGCCTCTGCTGGCCCCGCGAGATCGCCCCGGCCGACGTGCACGTCGTCGCCGCCGGCAAGGCGCTCCAGACCGAGCTGGCCCTCGACGTCTCCGAGAACCTCAACGCCGCCGGCCTGCGCGTCCTGGTCGACGACCGCCCGGGAATCTCGCCCGGCGTGAAGTTCACCGACTCCGAGCTCATCGGCATCCCGAAGATCCTCGTCGCCGGCCGTCGTTCGGCCGAGGGCGTCCTGGAGCTGAAGGACCGTCGCACGGGCGAGCGCGAGGAACTCACCGTCGACGAGGCGATCGCCCGTCTGACCGAGCAGGGCTGA
- a CDS encoding aminoglycoside phosphotransferase family protein, translating to MGFEPPQRLVRALGETYGDAAAAEWLGQLPALTDEALSAHSVSLDRVCAPGGRSSLVLLVHRADGTPGVLKIAPPGAAPALERAALAHWNGWGAVELLAVPDTAVPDEAVLLERLHHEVSLRSLPEAKALLEAAGTVRRLWVGPPAGHAFETVAERTARQVEPMRAAAARDPALEPLVSAALAAREELVQDPPELFLLHGNFRQSKVLSGERAPWLAVGPEPLTGERAYDLARLVRDRVEDLIASPGGAVTARRRVKKLAESLEVDQARLRGWTLFRAVESGTRALTAGRTQDGELSLEFAGWL from the coding sequence ATGGGTTTCGAACCGCCGCAGCGTCTGGTGCGAGCGCTCGGCGAGACGTACGGGGACGCGGCTGCCGCCGAGTGGCTCGGACAGCTCCCCGCGCTCACCGACGAGGCGCTGTCCGCGCACTCGGTATCCCTCGACCGGGTGTGCGCCCCCGGCGGGCGCAGCAGCCTCGTCCTCCTGGTGCACCGGGCGGACGGCACACCCGGCGTGCTGAAGATCGCGCCTCCCGGGGCCGCTCCGGCGCTCGAGCGGGCGGCGCTCGCGCACTGGAACGGCTGGGGCGCCGTCGAGCTCCTGGCCGTTCCGGACACCGCGGTGCCCGATGAGGCCGTCCTGCTCGAACGGCTGCACCACGAGGTCTCCCTGCGGTCGCTGCCCGAGGCGAAGGCCCTGCTGGAGGCCGCCGGCACGGTGCGGCGGCTGTGGGTCGGACCGCCGGCCGGGCACGCCTTCGAGACCGTCGCGGAGCGGACCGCCCGGCAGGTGGAGCCCATGCGGGCGGCCGCCGCACGGGATCCCGCGCTCGAACCGCTGGTCTCGGCGGCTCTCGCCGCGCGCGAGGAGCTGGTCCAGGACCCGCCCGAACTCTTCCTGCTGCACGGCAACTTCCGGCAGAGCAAGGTCCTGTCGGGTGAGCGCGCGCCCTGGCTGGCCGTCGGTCCGGAGCCGCTGACCGGCGAGCGCGCGTACGACCTGGCGCGCCTGGTGCGGGACCGGGTCGAGGACCTGATCGCCTCGCCGGGCGGTGCCGTGACGGCCCGTCGCCGGGTCAAGAAGCTCGCCGAGTCCCTGGAGGTCGACCAGGCGCGGCTGCGCGGCTGGACGCTGTTCCGGGCCGTCGAGTCCGGCACGCGTGCGCTGACGGCGGGGCGCACGCAGGACGGCGAGCTGTCGCTGGAGTTCGCGGGCTGGCTGTAG
- a CDS encoding ferritin-like domain-containing protein, whose amino-acid sequence MRHEAGKDDTEGTLRAAQAALAAEHAAVYGYGALGGRLDGGRRGDATAAHDAHRARRDALTRTVRDLGGTPVAAHAAYALPFAVRDPATAMRLAAVLEDRIAGVYSDLVRAAGGPLRQDASGALREAAVRAVRWRGTGVAFPGLAEKTAPPDGTAEAGAAGVTH is encoded by the coding sequence ATGAGACACGAGGCCGGCAAGGACGACACGGAGGGCACGCTGCGGGCAGCGCAGGCCGCGCTCGCGGCCGAGCACGCCGCGGTGTACGGATACGGCGCGCTGGGCGGCCGTCTGGACGGCGGGCGCCGCGGCGACGCGACGGCCGCCCACGACGCCCACCGGGCCCGGCGCGACGCGCTCACGCGGACGGTCCGCGACCTGGGCGGGACGCCGGTGGCGGCCCACGCGGCGTACGCTCTGCCCTTCGCGGTACGGGACCCGGCGACCGCTATGCGGCTCGCCGCCGTCCTGGAGGACCGGATCGCGGGTGTGTACTCCGATCTCGTACGGGCCGCCGGGGGGCCGCTGCGGCAGGACGCCTCGGGCGCGCTCCGGGAGGCCGCGGTGCGTGCGGTGCGCTGGCGCGGCACCGGCGTAGCCTTTCCTGGGCTCGCCGAGAAGACCGCCCCGCCGGACGGCACGGCGGAGGCCGGCGCCGCGGGTGTCACGCACTGA
- the rimP gene encoding ribosome maturation factor RimP produces MSTTQSDRLRELLEPLVGAKELDLEEIEVSRAGRRRVLRVIVDSEDGVELDTCAELSRSISETLDETDAMGEGEYVLEVSSPGADRPLTEHRHYVRATGRLVSLTLGEGGELVARILGVDDEGLDLEVPGVKGRKPTSRRVAFDEIAKARVEIEFNRKDKKEEEA; encoded by the coding sequence ATGAGCACCACCCAGAGCGACAGGCTGCGCGAACTGCTGGAGCCGCTCGTCGGCGCCAAGGAGCTGGACCTCGAGGAGATCGAGGTGTCCCGGGCGGGCCGCCGCCGGGTGCTGAGGGTCATCGTGGATTCCGAGGACGGCGTGGAGCTCGACACCTGCGCGGAACTCAGCCGCAGCATCTCCGAGACGCTGGACGAGACGGACGCCATGGGTGAGGGCGAGTACGTCCTCGAAGTGAGCTCTCCGGGCGCCGACCGCCCGTTGACCGAGCACCGCCATTACGTACGCGCCACCGGCCGGCTGGTCAGCCTCACCCTGGGTGAGGGCGGCGAGCTGGTGGCCCGCATCCTCGGGGTGGACGACGAGGGACTCGATCTGGAAGTGCCGGGCGTCAAGGGCCGCAAGCCCACGTCGCGCCGTGTCGCCTTCGACGAGATCGCCAAGGCGCGC